In Phycisphaeraceae bacterium, a genomic segment contains:
- the mgtE gene encoding magnesium transporter has protein sequence MTSPMTHLLVPDIKELLEAGEYREVREGLRSLAAADAAELIEELDGPHAALAFRVLPRDEAALVFAELSPDHQEHLIELLGDERSARVIEEMEPDDRARLLDELPAEVAQQILQRLDPETRRVTQTILGYPAESVGRLMTPDYVRVRPEWTVARTLDHIREWGQHAETVNWVFVIDRGSRLIDDIKIRDILLARPEDTIESLMDDEYVALNATHDREEAVRLMGRYDRTALPVVDSRGVLVGIVTFDDVADVAEEEFTEDVHKLGGLAALDEPYMNVGYRTMIRKRGGWLSLLFVMQVGTIGVINIFEDQLNKAIVLASFIPLVISCGGNTGSQAATILVRALSLGEVGVSDWWHVVRRELLTGLGLGFSLAVLGFVTVAVASAFGFVTTTEATAIGATVGLSVLLIVSWATIVGSMLPILLRRVGLDPATSSTPLVATLMDVSGLTIYFAVAMLLLRGTVL, from the coding sequence ATGACCAGCCCGATGACACATCTTCTGGTGCCTGACATCAAGGAACTGCTCGAGGCCGGGGAGTATCGCGAGGTGCGCGAAGGGCTTCGGTCGCTTGCGGCGGCGGATGCTGCGGAACTGATCGAAGAACTTGATGGCCCGCACGCGGCACTTGCGTTTCGGGTGCTCCCTCGCGATGAGGCGGCGCTGGTTTTTGCGGAGCTCTCGCCGGACCATCAGGAGCATTTGATCGAACTGCTCGGCGATGAGCGTTCGGCGCGCGTGATCGAGGAGATGGAGCCCGACGACCGGGCGAGACTGCTCGATGAACTTCCGGCAGAAGTGGCGCAGCAGATCCTGCAGAGGCTCGATCCTGAGACGCGGCGCGTGACGCAGACCATTCTCGGCTACCCGGCCGAGAGCGTCGGGCGACTGATGACGCCGGATTATGTGAGAGTGCGCCCGGAGTGGACGGTCGCGCGGACGCTCGACCACATCAGGGAATGGGGCCAGCACGCAGAAACTGTGAACTGGGTGTTTGTGATCGATCGAGGAAGCCGATTGATCGACGACATCAAAATCCGTGACATTCTGCTCGCTAGGCCCGAGGACACCATCGAATCGCTGATGGACGACGAATATGTCGCGCTCAATGCGACCCATGACCGCGAGGAAGCGGTTCGGCTGATGGGCCGGTATGACCGGACCGCCCTGCCGGTGGTCGATTCGCGAGGCGTCCTGGTCGGAATCGTGACCTTCGACGACGTCGCGGACGTGGCCGAAGAAGAGTTCACGGAAGACGTGCACAAGCTGGGCGGTCTGGCGGCGCTCGATGAGCCGTACATGAACGTCGGCTACCGCACGATGATTCGCAAACGTGGCGGATGGCTGTCGCTGCTGTTTGTGATGCAGGTCGGCACAATCGGGGTGATCAATATCTTCGAGGATCAACTGAACAAGGCGATTGTGTTGGCCTCGTTTATTCCGCTGGTGATCAGTTGCGGCGGCAACACGGGCAGCCAGGCTGCGACGATCCTTGTGCGGGCACTGTCGCTTGGCGAAGTGGGCGTTTCGGATTGGTGGCACGTAGTAAGGCGAGAGTTGCTTACAGGTCTGGGACTCGGGTTTTCGCTGGCGGTGCTTGGATTTGTGACCGTGGCGGTTGCCAGCGCGTTCGGTTTTGTGACCACAACGGAAGCCACGGCCATTGGTGCCACCGTGGGGCTCTCGGTGTTGCTGATCGTGTCGTGGGCAACGATTGTGGGTTCGATGCTGCCCATTCTTTTGCGGCGGGTGGGGCTTGACCCGGCGACTTCGAGCACGCCACTCGTGGCGACGCTGATGGATGTGAGCGGACTCACGATTTACTTCGCCGTGGCCATGCTGCTGTTGCGAGGCACGGTGCTCTGA
- a CDS encoding PIG-L family deacetylase: MRILVVGPHPDDQELGMGGTIARFARQGHDVLLLDVTNGEPTPFGDEATRKAEAQAALKVLSPDPQAFPGSKPVQRLLLGLPNRFVEHTIEARHAVAGVIRAHQAEVIFVPYPEDAHPDHRAVTRIAEDARFDAKLSKVEMPAPVDGWTGRRFEVGPPIYPRWMFYYYATHLRWVADPSFVIDVSGLLDLKIDSIRAYHTQFVLPEKNRAVVEWVAAAARYFGSRIGVESGEAFHTREPIGLWSLDSLVADRQDGVKVGYPPVS; encoded by the coding sequence ATGAGAATACTGGTTGTTGGGCCTCATCCGGATGATCAGGAACTGGGCATGGGCGGCACGATTGCGCGCTTCGCCCGGCAGGGGCACGATGTGCTGCTGCTCGATGTCACCAACGGTGAGCCGACGCCGTTTGGTGATGAAGCGACGCGCAAGGCCGAGGCACAGGCAGCGTTGAAAGTGCTCAGCCCTGACCCGCAGGCGTTCCCGGGAAGCAAACCGGTGCAACGCCTGCTGCTCGGCCTGCCCAATCGGTTCGTGGAGCACACGATCGAAGCGCGGCATGCCGTCGCGGGCGTGATTCGGGCGCATCAGGCCGAGGTGATCTTCGTGCCATATCCGGAAGACGCGCACCCGGACCACCGGGCGGTGACACGCATCGCCGAGGATGCCCGCTTCGATGCGAAACTGAGCAAGGTCGAGATGCCCGCGCCGGTGGATGGCTGGACGGGCCGGAGGTTTGAAGTCGGGCCTCCGATCTACCCCAGGTGGATGTTCTACTACTACGCGACGCACCTGCGATGGGTGGCTGACCCGAGTTTCGTGATTGATGTATCGGGGCTGCTGGATCTCAAGATCGACTCGATTCGTGCGTATCACACGCAGTTCGTGCTGCCGGAGAAGAACCGCGCAGTGGTCGAGTGGGTGGCGGCGGCGGCGCGCTACTTCGGCAGCCGCATCGGAGTCGAGTCGGGCGAGGCGTTTCATACCAGGGAACCCATCGGGCTCTGGAGCCTTGATTCGCTGGTTGCAGACCGACAGGATGGGGTCAAGGTGGGCTACCCTCCGGTGTCATGA
- a CDS encoding tRNA-dihydrouridine synthase family protein, producing MSCDGNNATPPSPAIAPRLGPDPGAHELDPRRIADSIIHTFDGQSVDPRLPALVPGFDAPFVQAGLAGYSDAAMRLIARRHGCPLCVTEALLDRTLLAGGRGFAKADLGDIDQNIPGGPDDHPLVGQIMGSDPAEMAAAAVKMIEQGARREKAYRALVGAGAGPIAVESHAERTFAAIDINLACPVKKIARKARGGHWLAEPDGAIAMLEAVRDALPASIPVTVKMRRSFDDTPAMRDNFLRIFDAAYDLGVAWVTVHARTVEQKYIGPSRWDLLREIVQRRHPGRCRERLVFGSGDVWNVADIFRMLAYTGVSAVSVARGCIGNPWIFRQARQILAGAAPAAPTLAEQRAVLEEHYALALAVNRRMRDPDIQTAKMMRKFGVRFSEHHPSADTVRRAFIACKSIDDWRAVLEAQYA from the coding sequence ATGTCCTGCGACGGCAACAACGCGACGCCGCCATCTCCCGCCATTGCTCCGCGCCTCGGGCCAGATCCGGGCGCGCACGAACTCGACCCGCGTCGCATCGCCGACTCGATTATTCACACCTTCGACGGCCAAAGCGTCGATCCGCGCCTGCCCGCTCTCGTCCCGGGCTTCGATGCCCCCTTTGTCCAGGCGGGGCTGGCCGGGTATTCCGATGCCGCCATGCGCCTCATCGCCCGCCGCCACGGCTGCCCGCTGTGCGTCACCGAAGCCCTGCTCGACCGCACCCTGCTCGCCGGAGGCCGCGGGTTTGCCAAGGCCGATCTGGGCGACATCGACCAGAATATCCCGGGCGGGCCCGACGATCACCCGCTCGTCGGGCAGATCATGGGCTCGGATCCTGCCGAGATGGCTGCTGCCGCGGTCAAGATGATCGAACAGGGCGCGCGCCGCGAGAAGGCCTACCGCGCGCTGGTCGGGGCGGGTGCAGGGCCCATCGCGGTCGAGTCGCACGCCGAGCGCACCTTCGCCGCGATCGACATCAACCTTGCCTGTCCGGTCAAGAAGATCGCCCGCAAGGCCCGCGGCGGGCACTGGCTCGCCGAGCCCGACGGCGCGATCGCGATGCTCGAGGCCGTGCGCGATGCACTGCCCGCGTCGATCCCCGTCACGGTCAAGATGCGCCGCTCCTTCGACGACACGCCCGCGATGCGTGACAACTTCTTGCGCATCTTCGACGCGGCTTACGACCTCGGTGTCGCGTGGGTCACGGTCCACGCCCGCACGGTCGAGCAGAAATACATCGGCCCGAGCCGCTGGGATCTGCTGCGCGAGATTGTCCAGCGTCGCCATCCCGGCCGCTGTCGCGAGCGCCTCGTCTTCGGCTCGGGCGATGTCTGGAACGTCGCCGACATCTTTCGCATGCTCGCCTACACCGGCGTCAGCGCCGTCAGCGTCGCGCGCGGGTGCATCGGTAACCCGTGGATCTTCCGCCAGGCGCGGCAGATCCTCGCTGGCGCTGCGCCAGCCGCCCCGACCCTCGCCGAGCAGCGCGCCGTGCTCGAGGAGCACTACGCCCTTGCGCTGGCCGTCAACCGCCGCATGCGCGACCCCGATATCCAGACCGCCAAAATGATGCGCAAGTTCGGCGTCCGCTTCAGCGAGCACCACCCCAGCGCCGACACAGTCCGCCGCGCATTCATCGCCTGCAAGAGCATCGACGACTGGCGCGCGGTGCTTGAGGCGCAGTACGCCTGA